The segment tttggggggtggaggtccTGTGGGCTGTCACTGAGGTGACCGACTAGGCCTTTCTCTCCTGCAGGCTTCCAACACAAAAAGCCTCTCTGAGAGTCAGTAGCTTAATGCTCAAGAGGTACAATTCTGTTAATCAAGACTTGATAACTCTTGggactgaagctatagcacagcaggtagcgtttgccctgcacccggccgacccaggttcgattcgaagcatctcatatggttccctgagcatcaccagaagtaattcctgagtgcaggagccaataatagctcctgtgcatcgctgggtgtgacccaaaaagtaagaaagaaaaaaagaaaaaagatatagtTACTCTTACCTTCTTACGCACTGTGTCGTCCAGCAAATTTCCTACGTAATTTTAAGAGTCTGTTTGTCATGGAAAAACTAAAGAATAGAGGAGTTTCAAGACGCTGAGTCTAGACCCTTCTTCCTCATTTCCCTAGTACTCTGAGCCCGCAGGGAAGGCTTTGGggagtgtgtgttttggggggggcgggggagattaGTGGAGCTCCACCTGCAACCCCCGCCCCAGGGGGCAGGAACTCGGCTTTTGCTCCTGCCCTGGAGGCTGCACGCTGAACCTTGCTGCCTGCCCAGTTCCTGTCTACTCTGCGGTGAGTAATTTAATAGCGGTGGCAGCAATAGGATATGGTACTGGGACAGTGGGAAGTAGCAGTTGTGCAACGGAATTTGGGGAGATGATGCCTGAAGTTGGTATACCATTGAGCAAAAATTAGGTTGTTGCTTTAGAAAATGGAAAGCTGCTAATGAACCCTATTTTCTTTCAGGAAAGGTAACTGAAACTTTTGCAGAAAACCCAGAGCTTGTCAACAAATCTTGTTTTCAACATGCTTGATCAGATGACGCTTAAATTCAGAATTAGATTCAGAATTGGATGAGGAATCCAATTCTGAAGAAACACATGAGAACGACATAAAATTTATTGGGAAGTGAAAATGCAACTCTATAGCAAACTGATTCTAAATAAATACGAAAACATAGAAAAACCTAATTGAGAATAAGAAAAATGCTACTGTGAACTTCTAAACTTGGAATTTGTTCACATCAAATACTTTCTTAAAACTTGAACAACAAAATAGAGAATAAAAGTGATTGTGAACTTTTggacttaaaatttatttgcaaccaatactttttttaaacattttttttctaaatacattAGTTGCTGACAGATGAGAAGAGGCTAGTTATTACTAGTACAGACAGAAAGCTACAATTTTAATTGCTTAAGTAATGAAGTTTGGGGAGCCTCCAGAGATATAGCAAAACTGGGAAAGAGCTCCCCAATACTGCCAGGGGTtcctctaagcacagagacaggagtaagggCAGAAGagtgggaaagaaaaagaaaaaggaagggaggaaaggaagagagagagagagagagagagagagagagagagagagagagagagagagagagagagagagaatctgtgtGATCAATGATTAGACGTTTTCACTGTTTTCAttccccaggtttggttccagaattccattccctccccacccccaccctcccatcccccagtccATCATTAAAcaaaccccccacacacatcatTTTCAGAAGTTTCTAGCAACTTCCCTTGGAAGGTTTCAGAAGAAGTTTTCAACTTCCCTAAGCCTCTAGTAATTCTATGCAGACTTCCAAGGAAAGGACTGGAATGGTACTATTAATCTATTAAATCCATCCATACAATTGTCACCAGGTGACTGAGAAGTCCCCAGGTTTAGCATTCACAAAtcgcgggggaggggccgggcggggagaGGAAGCCTCAGGTAGCAGGAAGTGGGCGGAAACCTTCGAAGAACAGTGCCGGGCCTGGGACCATTTTAAAACCAGGCGAACCTATGAACGCCTTTTCTGAGTATGGAGGATTCCATAGCGAACGAGGTAAATACACTTTCAGTAGCTTTGTCTTCTCTCCCTGCCAATCTTCTCGTATCTTACTCTCCCCCTGAGTACACgtgatccttttttctttttgagaagtataattcttagaatttcttcttgatttgttaaaaaaaaaaaaatcttggatgTGATTGCAGCGCAATATTTTGGAGGGAAGTGATGATAAGATAGcaaattttctgttttggttttaaataggtttttttgttttttgtttttatcccgTAGAAAGAAGATTaaagtatggggcctggagagaaatggttagaggaggaggaaaagggaaggtGAAGCCAAGGTTTTAGGGAGAGGTGATTgagctgaggaaaggaaaaaggcaaaAACTGGGcattggtggttcttggggaggCGGAGTGGGGACTGAATTCAAGGTCACAGGCGAGCAACTTAAGGCAGAGACAATGTGAAGCCTGAGTGTACTCTGGTCTCTTTCCTACAACTGGTCACTTTTAGTCCCAACTCTAGGACTCCAGGGAGGCCAGAGAATGAGAATTGAGTCAGTGCTTTGCAAATGTAAATTTTGAATACCAATGTGAAATTGCTGTAGAGATGTAAAAATGGCATACAATTGTTAATTTGTTTGTGGAATTGGTAGAATTGGTTCACACTTGGGATCTGGCTGACCTGGGATTTAATCCCGATTTGCCTGTAACTTTGCAGCTGacaagtgctgggaattgaggcCTGTGCGGTTTGTGGTGACTTTAGTTTACAAAGACTACAAAGGATTGCCAGATGAACACTTAAACCGAAATTCAGCAAGAGGAAAGAAATGTAAATGGAACAAGGGTGGAGCTGAGTGATTTCCCTTCGGGCCAAAGTAActagaaaggaaaggaatttctAACTGGCGTCTGGGGCTCTGGGAAGTAGTAAAAAGAAGCTGGTTGGGGGGCCCGGCACTAGCTTCAAGACTGCAGTGCGTGTTTGCCAGCGGGAGCCCCAGGTTccgttcctggcaccacatgatcacAAACATCCTTATTTCCCTGTCCCAGGACAACTAGTGTGACCCTGAGccgtgctgagtgtggccccaaaatgaaggCAGGCCGGAAGACTGGAATGGGAGATGAGAGGATGGTAGattgcattaattttttaatacactTAGACTCAATGCGGTGATATTCTGGGGTGGACGTATAGTGTTTCTCTGGCATTAGTATGAAAACTCATTTatttgaaagaggaaaaaataggTAAAATGTTCTAGGTGAGCGATATGAATATTTACATGATATAAGGACCCCACATTCCCCAAAGCAAAGCCACTTTCATTCTACAGTTTTTGCTGGTATCTGTATTTTCCCACGTCTCGTATACGTTTGAACTGGCCTCCCATTTCTTCCTCATTGCTTCCCTATCCTATAAATAATGCTTGGTATTAAGAAGTTACCTGGGGGctgcagccatagcacagcaggtagggtgtttgccttgcactcggctgacccgggttcgattcccagcatcccatatggtcccccgagcaccgccaggagtaattcctgagtgtagagcgaggagtaacccctgtgtatcgccgggtgtgacccaaaaagcaaaaaataaatatatatatatattttaaagttacttggagaatctccaccaccaatgaatgtCAAAGATTGTTGTGATGCTTTGGCACAGGTTATCTTAAGGCAGGCAGTATGCATGGTGGGTTTGGACACCAGAATATAACTGGCTGTTTTCTGTCTCCACAGCGAAACTCCACAGAGAAAGAGGTTTCACAGTCCACACCTGTGTCGGTAGAGGAATGCCAAGTTTCTAGTGAACCAAGCACACTGACTTCCCAAAGAACCCCAGCAAAGGGGACCAAACGAAAAATAAGTATGAATGATGACAAAGGTAGGATATCAAATAAATCCTCAAATTCCATTTCCTTGGGTCTAAAGAAATAGGTATTTTTGAGTAGAGATTTCTGTCTTTTATGAAACCTTGCTTAAATCTCGTTTTCCTAAAACCTGTTTCTGCTTATTTCTATTATGAACTTGAGCTGGAGACATAGTGCAAGGGTTAATAGTACAtagcttaaggcacttgccatgtgtgctgcaaacccaggtttgataccctgGACCCCCAGAGTCCCCGAGCGctttatggtagcactgtagcactctcatcccgttcatcgatttgcttgaccgggcaccagtaatgtctccattgtgagatttgttactgtttttggcatatcaaatatgccatggggagcttgccaggctctgccgtgcaggcaggatgctcttggtagcttgctgggctctccaaaagggatggaggaatcgaacccgggtcagctgtgtgcaaggcaaatgacctacccgctgtgctattgctatgaTTCCAAAATCCAAAATTAGAAGACACATTTTAGCTGTCTCCAAACTTCCACAGCAGGTTTGGTCCTGATTATCATTTCATCTTTAATGTGTAGCAATTTGGGGACAGATGGTAAATTTGAAATCCTAACCTTGAAACTCCACTTCCTGTTTACCTTGCCGGGTTGGATGTGGGAAGGGATGTCAGTCATGATTTACATCGATAATTAGTGTATTAATTAGCCAAAATATCTGCACTTTACTCAGTAAATCATGGGCATGGTAAGTCTAATTATTGTGTCTGCTCTGGAGGAGTGATCTGTCTGTCTTTCCGGAATGGTACAAGCATGAGGTGAAGTTGCCAGCGAGCCATGTGCAGTGAGATTGGAAAATTGTGGGCATTAGTGATTTCATGTGTTGTGTTATTGCAGgtggtttctttcatttttagtgAGAGGAGGACAAAGCATCGCTATTTATGATCTCAGATCTAACATTTCTATCACTCCCCGTGGATAGGAAGTGCAATATCTCATGTAATCTCCTGGAGTCCCTGAATTGAAGGGCTCACAAAGGGGCAAATGTATGTGAACAGTGGCTAGTTTTAGGAAGTAGAAAAGGGGTATCATAAGTTCCAAGTCCTGTCACTCGGAGGTTAGATGGTCTTCGACAAGTCATTAAATTCTACAATGGAGACTGGACTGTGAGAACTAAGTAATGGTAGTTTGAAAGGTAGTGCAGGGACCAGGAAAAGGAGCAGGGTACTGAAACCAATGTGGAAGCCACTGTTTCATCCCCAGCAACTCACGGGAATAGCCCACAGGCACCAGCCATTGGATGTGACCTCAAAAACTTAAACATAAATAAACTCTAAAATCTAGAAATTTAGACAGTAGTTAATTAGTCAtataattcatttcttttattcttcccaGTTTCATGTTCACAAAGAGCATCACAGGGCAGTGACAAAGTCAGAATTCGGAAGAAGATACCAATCCCCCCGTTGCCCTCTCAAATGCCACCAGTCAACCTGCTTCACCGGGACATTGTTCGGGCCTGGGGCCGTGAACTAAAGATAAGCACCAAAGGCCAGGtaagggctggggtgggagagtcccccacaaccccccatGCTGCTGCAAGAAAGGATAGGAGCCtttctttattaattcatttttctcttgtcTTAGAAATTGGAGATATATAAGCGAATCTGTGAATATGCATACCCAAATCAGAAGGTAAGTCGTTTTCTGGAAATTTGGCAGAGCCAGAGGTTTAATTCTCCCCTAATAGTCAGTTTTAGCACCAGAGATCAAATGGGGCTCTTGTACCCTCTTACTAGAAAGAAACATCCCTTGGGGCtaaggcaatagcacagcaggtagggcatttgccctgcacacagctgacctgggttcgattcccaacgattcccaacatccatatggtcccccaagactgccaggagtaacctccctatgcatcgctgggtgtgacccaaaaagggaaggaaaaaaaacagagggagagagaaacattcCTTACCTCACTTTTCACCGTCTCtgtacaaagaataaaaaaattacacgttttggggccggagcgatagcacagcgggtagggcgtttgccttgcacgcggccgacccgggttcgatccccggcatcccatatggtcccccaagcactgccaggagtaattcctgagtgcaaagccaggagtaacccctgagcatcgctgggtgtgacccaaaaaaaaaaaaattacacgtTTTGATCTATACCCTCACCCCGTAGGACATTCCTGATAATGCAAAAGAGGCGAGGATCCTGACAGAATCGAAGAGGAGATCAATGATGGGTATGGCAAAAATAGCTCTGCAGGGTTCTGAAGGGACATCAGAAGTGGCTATTCCTGGAGCGGAGATGGTGCCTGTCGTGGAGGGACCGGAAACTGTGGTAGTGACCACTTCAGCTCCAGATTCTGTGTTTGCCTCCTGGGCGAGAATCGCAGCCATCGCTGGGAAGACAGAAGAAGTGGAGGCACAGTCAACACAGGAGTCCGATGGTAGGTTAATAATAAGGACTGGTCCGGGTTCTGGTCCAGAGAAAGAAATGAgtttcggggccagagcaataatacagcgggcagggcatttgccttgcatacggcctacTTGtactcaatccccggcatcccatatggttccccaagcactgccaggagtaactcctgagtgtagaaccaggagtaacccctgagcatcactgggtgtgacacccccccccccgcccaaaaaaaaaatgagtttcattTCATTCATCTTAATATCTGATCAATTTTAGGATTTAGCAGAATCACCTGAATGACTGGTGTTTGGCCTGGGCCTTGTCCCAAATTTGGGATTTGGGTCTGAGGGAGGGTCTAGAAATTTTGATTTTGAACAGCTTCCTGGGCTATGCTGAagatgtggcctgaaaaccatTGCTCTCAAATATTGTCTTCAGAGCTTGAGCCCTGGATCTTCTAATATCTGTTTATAAGTACAGGTTGTTTGTGGTGGGTCAATTGGGTCAATTGGGTCAAGGAGGTCAATTGTTTGATGGTAGATGGAAAATTCCGGTGGTGGTTATAACAGAGGATACACAGATGTCAAAGTGTAAAGCTGTATTCTTGAAATGTATGCAATGTTATTAAGCAATTTTatctcaaaaatttttaaataagctaACTTGATAATTATAGctttcagtttcctcatcatAAAGTAAGTTAATAACTACCTTGCAGTGTAGTGAGAATTATAGAATATGCCATGCAGGAAGATCATAAACTAGTTAGCACAAGACAGTGTCTATTGTATTGAGACTCctcaatataattaataatagacTTCCCAGACCAATTTGATTTCGTAATTCTCTTGAAGCAGATTAGAATATGGCATTCCATAATATGCTTGCCTTTTTTTATTGGCTGTACGAGAATCGAGCGTGATACTaacacatgcaaagaatgtgctctgTCACTGGAAAATATACCTctgacataaaaattattttgcgcTAAAGGCAATTAAGAAAACCCAGACAAATCTTCCTCTTAACTGCCTGGAGGCAGAATGTAAATGTTCCTTGTGCTGAAGACAGCCTCATCACTTATTAATCTGATTTTCTGTAGGAATCCCAGATGAAAATCTAAGATGGGTAAAAGTAAAGTTTTGATCATTTCATCTACTCATGTAACTATACCGCCTTTAACACTTCTCGTTTTTTCCAAATCAGGATTTTAGGagcacagagagataatacagcagattaggtgcttgccttgcatgcagctgacccaggttccattcccagagcATCCcaaatgctcccctgagcaccgccagggtgattcctgagtgcagaggcaggaatagtgCTAAGCATTGCCAAGAATTGCCCAAACACTGCTTCTTTATCCCTACCCACCCCAAGTCAAAttacaatttttcaaaaatttgttttggtttgggggccatacccattgATTCTctaggtttcctcctggctctgcactcagggatcactcctggcaagctcaagggaccatatgggatggctggggatcaaacccgggtggaccAGGTGCAAGGCCAGTTTCctatccattatactatctccAGCACGTCCCCTTCTATCCCTGCACAATTCTCTTTTCTCCTCACCTTACTATGTTCACTTAATGCCACATATGAGTGAGTTTGGTGTGTGACCTTTCAACTTTAACTTACTCAGTCAGCTTATTTACCCTTCATTCTATCCCTGGGCTAGCTAACTgaagaatttgttttttcttatacCTGAGTTGTATTCCATTATGTTTGTATAACCACAACTTGATTTAAACTCACCCATTATTTGGCACTGGGGCAGTTTCCAGAGCTTAGCTATTGTGTGAATAATCCTGCAGTAAACATAGGTGAGCAAATGTCTTCTCAAAATAATACTCTTTGGTAGAGTAGATGTaattgggtcatatggaagctctatttttaatttttttgagaagtttctacAGTTAttcataaaggctgaaccagtgaACATTTCCACTTACAGCGTATGATGGTTTGTTTCTCATCCTATGCCCGCCAATACTGGTGGTTTGCAGGCTTGTATGTCATCCTTACGGTGTAAGAccatatctcattgttttgatgttCATTTCCATAATAAGGGATGAAAAATTTTTTCACATACCTGTTGGCTCTCTGTGTCTTTGATGAAGTATCTGTTTAGctcttctgccttttttttttattatttaattgttgCTGTTTGGTCTTTAGTTGCCATATTTTGTGACAGCTTTATAAATCTTAGATTTTGATCCTTAGTATGTCATGAGcaagtttcttttttcacttaataGAGTGACTTTATTCAATTCAATGTTTCTGTTGTagtgggattttgtttttaatttagccccatttgtttattttttgctttcgtTATCATGGCCAGTCAGGTAAAATGATGGAAAACACCTCTAAAATCGATATCATGATGCAATCTCTACTTTTCTTGGTGTATACTATGGACTCAGAGCCAATATCCAGTCTTGAGTGCATTTTTTGACTTGTCTTTTGTTTATGGTGTGATATAGGAGTCTTTTTGGTGGGAGGGGTCCAAGGAAAGAGTTGGGTAAGggttgggtcacaaccagcagtgcttagggacactcctggctctctgctcagagtttgctcccaAAATCTAGGCCtgttgcatgcagagcatgcactcagcctattgAGGCAGCTCTCTGGTTCCTgatgtggttttcattttttgttgttgtttttaatacgTGAATAAAGAGTATTCCCAACATTGTTTGTTAATGAGTCTGTCATTGCTTATTTCATGCACCTTTCTTCGTTGTTGCAACTTGATTAACTGGCAATATATCTGATGGTGTATCTCTGGTTCTTAGTTCTGTTTGCATTGATCTAAGAGTATGCTTTTACTCTAGTGCTACACAGTTTTGATTAACATAGCTTTACAATATGATTTAGAATTAAGAGTAGAGAAGTCCACCTATCTTTTATTTCAAGGATTATTCTGCTTTTCAGGGATTTTACTAATGTAATATTTTTTGTCCATATCTCTAGAATAACTCCATGGAAATTCTGatggggactgcattgaatctgtatataaTAGGATGATCTCTACTGTTGTTTTTCCCTCTAATTTCTTTTTGAGAGGAGTGGGGTTGGTGCAGGGAACACACTTACACACCTTATGTTGCTCAAAGGTTTAAACAAGTATCAGGGATATAGCTTAGTGACAGAATATTTGTCCTGTATATGTCAAGCCCTGGGTTCAAGACTGAAactcaacagaaacaaaaatataattaaaaaaagtttaaacagGAACTATTTTGCATTATTCATTCCATTTACAGGGAGGATAGAGTTGGTTAAGTTAGGATGCTAGGTTCACAGATTGAGTTTGAACAGACAAAGAGCAGATTCAAAGACCATGATACTCTCTTGAACAGTCTAGTTGGTTCATACTGTGttcataattcatttttttcttttccagatgtCAGGTGGTGTGTGGTGCATGGGAGAACTCTCCCAGCAAACGCAGAAGGATGGGTCCATCTACAGTTTCATGCAGGCCAAGCTTGGGTACCCGAGAGAAAAGGACAAGTGTGTGCACTCTTCCTGCTCCCTTCCTGCAATTTTCCACCCCCAAACATGGAGGACAATATGCTATGCCCTAAATGTGTCCAAAGGTATCACCTACTGCTTTTCTAcaaatcaaatttttttctttcttttttttgggggttggggtggggcataactagcaatgctcaggggttactctggactaagtgctcagggatcactccttgtgggcttgggGGAGACCCTTTGGAAGGCAGGGTTAGGAACCCAACTTGGCTGCATGAACCAACTTTAGAAACCCATTCCAACCCTAGCTATCAGATAAATTCCTTATCTGATCTTTTAAGATCAAGTTGTCAGTAAATAGTTTCAAGAAAATCATCACTCAGGTAAGTATATCCCAAAGGAAAAGAGTATTTATATGTCAGGGTGTAAGACATCTACCCGGATGGGGCTAGAGTGGTGTACagagggttgggcatttgccttgacctgGCCATTGCTGGGTGTCTCTgcgcccctgccagcccccccccccaaaaaaaaagacttctatcTAGAATCCCATAATTCAAAAGAAACATTGTATAATTATATTCCCGGTATGTGCACTGTACAGAaataatggtttatttttaaatgaacaaacaaacaaacgaaaaacactttctgggctggaaagatagtacagtgtgtagggggattgccttctatgcagccgacccagatttgatctgcGGCATCcgataggatcccccaagcccaccaggaatgattcctgaatgcagaaccaagagtaacccctgagcctcactaagTGTGCccaaagtaaaactaaaaaagaaaaagaataaaagccacTTTCTGTTGTCTATAGCTGATTGAGATACCTGGAACATAAGTAGCTTAATACCAAGTAGTGTATTAAAGTAATGCAGAGAAATGTCAAAGAGGCttcttgaaagaagaaatggcTAGAGAGAAGGGTATTTTTCAGCATATGGTTCAGTGCTAATTCTATGATAAAGAGGGCATAGTAGAAATTGAAGGGTACTTCTTTGTTACAAAATATGAAAGTCTATGGTAGATAGTaagtttcagttttatttataagaTGGACATAATAATGCCtaagaataatgaaaattaaatgagtttaTGTGTAACAGTTCTTAACATTGAGTCTGTTAGagcaatattaaatttaatttagagtaatattaaatattaaattttaagttatatactgaattcttaaaaattatttcagtgaaaTTGGTTTGCATGaagccatgatttaaaaaatgtacagtgaaaccaaaaaaaaaaaaaagagctcagaaTTGAGCATTACAGATTTTACATAATATCATTAATTTGTGGTCAAATTATAGAAGGTTTTGAATGCTGGTGATTTAGAGTTTACCCATTACCAGTGGTATTTTTGAAAGTGTATTAGTTATGTGATAATGAtcaataaaatatcattatattCAGCAAACAATGAACTTTAGAAACAATCATGAAAGAATAGAAGGAAGGTgacaaagtttttttttggggggggtaaagGGAAAAAGGCTTTTCTGTAAAACTTAAGTTCCAAGCCAAATTAAATCAATCCACTAAATAAAGTGATTGGTGAGAAATAAACCTAGGAGAACAGCTCTGATAAATTTGTGTTTCCATGCATAAAGCATATAAAGTAACCATGGATCCtatttcccaaaaaaaaaaatggcaagcagaatattattttaaattaagataagCCAACACAATTGACAAATCAGGGATGACAGAGAAAGCGGGATTACTGTTTTGAAGTAGCGGCAGCACCAGATGAAGGGAAGAAAATCCTGGACAGTCTGTTTCTACTAGCAACCTGTTTCCATAACTTTATAATTGCTACTTTACTAGATTTCCATTTCTGTGTCTCAATTATGATGAAAAAATTGGACCAGAGGTGTGCACAGTTCAAATTAAATCATcaagtaaagaaaattttattccaAAAAGCCATTATGTTAGGATTTATAGAAAACATGTTtggtttttgcagtgccagggattgaatttggctTCTTTTATGCAAGGCAtaagctctgccactgagctacattccttgCCTGGGAACACAGTTTTCAAGAAAAATGCACATATGCAAAAGTTGGCCAGCAATTTCCTGGGGGTAGGACTGAAAGAGTCTGGATCCCTGCTGCTCTTTACCCTTGGTGATGGGCTggtaaagaattttaaataactaaCTGAATTGAGGTTTTCACTGCCTAAGAAGGAGGTATATAAGAGCAATTAAAACCTTCTGAAGGTTGGGGCTGgaaccttgcacactgctgacccaggttcaattcctggcatcccatttggtcccctgagtgcatgagccaggagtaacccctatgcatcgccaggtgtgacccagaaagcaggaggaaaaaaaacaaccttcTGAAAGTATTCGAATAAAGCGAAATCAGACTTTGAGATAATTATTTGTTAAGTATTTAAATGTTGATAGGGTCAGAGGAGTTGAGCTGGGCCAAAGCTTCAAAGAGCAGAAGTATTTTAGGGTGCCTTAAAGAAGACAGAAGGAACAGTGAGAAAAGTCAATTTGAAGTCAATGGGGAGAAATTGCCTGCATTGGGACTCACACTTATTGAATCATATCCCCTGATCATAAATTCTTATCAAATGAATACTAAAGTTGGTATATTAATATACCTACTTAGATAACATAAGGTTCTAAGCAGTCATGAGTACAGGTAATGGATGCTGGTTGAGCAAGTAACAGAAAGAACTGGGGAAGGTTTTTCTGTATTCACAAACGAAGTCCAGAGCTAGAGATGCAGAATCTTTGGGGGGGTGTGAGCAGAGGGTCACagccaacgatgctcaggggttactcctggctctgaactcaggaattactcctggcgctgcttggggggaccatatggaatgtcgagggtcaaacccgggtcagccacatgcaaggcaaatgccctacccgctgtactctcactccagcccgagaTACAGAATCTTAAAGTGAATCTTAATCACTTGGGAATTTTATGCTGCAGGGGGGTGTATACTTGTGTCTGGGCTCTATTGGAATGGAAAATAGAATGCCTCTCGGGAAGGATGGGCTGTGCGGGTGCAGGGAAGCGATTTTTCTAACTCCAGGAAGCTCTCTGTTTACTTGCTGTGGGAACACCTTTGGTGTTTATTGAACACCAGCAGTCTTGGACATCTGTCAGAGGACAGAAACAAAATGCAAGCAAGCCCTTCTGGCTCACCTGTTCCTCCATCAGCCAGGATTGCAGTTCCTTTTGGGTCCCAGGGAGTCTGCCCTCAACAGGC is part of the Sorex araneus isolate mSorAra2 chromosome 2, mSorAra2.pri, whole genome shotgun sequence genome and harbors:
- the DPPA4 gene encoding developmental pluripotency-associated protein 4 → MEDSIANERNSTEKEVSQSTPVSVEECQVSSEPSTLTSQRTPAKGTKRKISMNDDKVSCSQRASQGSDKVRIRKKIPIPPLPSQMPPVNLLHRDIVRAWGRELKISTKGQKLEIYKRICEYAYPNQKDIPDNAKEARILTESKRRSMMGMAKIALQGSEGTSEVAIPGAEMVPVVEGPETVVVTTSAPDSVFASWARIAAIAGKTEEVEAQSTQESDDVRWCVVHGRTLPANAEGWVHLQFHAGQAWVPERKGQVCALFLLPSCNFPPPNMEDNMLCPKCVQRNKALMKSLQ